From Panicum hallii strain FIL2 chromosome 2, PHallii_v3.1, whole genome shotgun sequence, a single genomic window includes:
- the LOC112882950 gene encoding disease resistance protein RPM1-like, with protein sequence MEHAVVSAAEGSIHTPLGKLGTILIQQAQLVGGVRGQLQYLKDELESMMAFLQDLSEKDEHRRQVKIWMKQVREVAYDVEDCIDGFKHHIGNSSNNYGRGSAAFFHRITQLLRTIRVRHQIARQIRELKTRATNISDRNSRYGGSHIMSGASGNCIATYCTPANLFNLDARISALFPERNQLVGIEPRQDNIFRWLMEEHTQQLRVISLFGFGGLGKTTLAMTAYQSLSATSACFKYQAFATVSQKFDVKVLMSDILRQIIQPCYHPGRVRTGEAPIEDPLKGMENWDVGQLANMLRQQLENKKYLIVLDDIWSISAWEGIRFSLPDSNNGSRILVTTRIKAVAYSCCCHEYDRVYEIEPLTDHESRDLFFKRIFGGAANCPENLKEISAKILRKCGGTPLAIVSIAGLLGSKPGHSIEQWEKVYGSLGSELETSPSLEKLKEILELSYNDLPYQLKTCFLYLSIYPEDHNIRRKSLLRRWIAEHFVTEKRGLSVFEVAESYFDELVNRSIIQPVDVSITGKVKTFRVHDVMLEIIVYKSIEKNFVTLVGDQHTSVPQEKIRRLSVHSGGVVREISTREMLSHVRSLSIFANGEILQFGWMKVVKILDLEGCEFVRNKDLKNVCRLFQLEYLSLRKTRIMELPTKIGNLQKLETLDIRQTSIKHLPHGITNLARLENLLGGRRSYNHDGLWPISKFWGATVPNKLGNLVSLTTLAEIEITDVTSRYISELGKLSQLRKLGVMMFVDDDNSWASLICALEKLSSSLCSLLLWQRDGAINFNSLDSLSRTPVFMKSMNFRGRLGKLPKWFPLLSSLAELTLRATELSVEVDLQVLAQLPCLLYLRLHHSAFTSTEFRVSASEFPCLKLLVIQTAVFETLKVRFEEGALPKLDRLELSLFEDASIQELSGIKFLHSLKEVTVCTCPGNSTEDAMRNLMIEAEENLNKPTVTIKAKQWITEESRYRNVQLTSQSA encoded by the exons ATGGAGCATGCTGTTGTTAGTGCCGCTGAAGGTTCCATCCATACTCCACTGGGAAAGCTGGGCACAATCCTCATTCAACAAGCGCAACTTGTAGGCGGTGTCCGAGGTCAGCTGCAATATTTGAAGGATGAGCTGGAGAGCATGATGGCCTTCCTTCAGGACCTTTCTGAGAAAGATGAACACCGCAGGCAGGTTAAGATATGGATGAAGCAAGTGCGAGAGGTTGCTTACGATGTCGAGGATTGTATTGATGGATTTAAACACCACATTGGCAACAGCAGCAACAACTACGGCAGAGGTTCTGCGGCATTTTTCCATAGGATCACCCAGTTATTGCGGACCATCAGAGTGCGGCATCAGATTGCCAGACAAATTCGAGAACTAAAAACACGTGCTACTAATATCAGTGACCGAAACTCAAG GTATGGTGGCAGTCATATCATGTCTGGTGCTTCTGGGAATTGTATAGCCACTTATTGCACCCCGGCTAATCTTTTTAATCTGGATGCACGCATTTCTGCTCTCTTTCCTGAGAGAAATCAGCTTGTGGGCATTGAACCACGTCAGGATAATATTTTTAGATGGTTGATGGAAGAGCATACGCAACAGCTACGTGTGATATCTTTGTTTGGTTTTGGTGGTTTGGGCAAGACCACTCTTGCCATGACAGCATACCAGAGTCTGTCTGCAACAAGTGCATGCTTTAAGTATCAAGCTTTTGCTACTGTGTCACAGAAGTTTGATGTCAAAGTGCTGATGAGTGACATTCTTCGGCAAATTATTCAACCATGTTATCACCCAGGTCGTGTGAGAACTGGTGAAGCGCCCATAGAAGATCCACTCAAAGGCATGGAAAACTGGGACGTGGGACAACTCGCAAACATGCTCAGGCAACAGCTGGAAAACAAGAAGTATCTTATTGTTCTTGATGATATTTGGAGCATATCTGCATGGGAAGGTATTCGATTTTCTCTGCCTGACTCAAACAATGGTAGCAGAATACTGGTTACTACACGAATCAAAGCTGTAGCGTACAGTTGTTGTTGTCATGAGTATGACCGAGTTTATGAGATTGAACCTCTCACAGATCATGAATCAAGAGATTTATTTTTCAAACGGATCTTTGGTGGCGCAGCTAATTGTCCTGAGAATTTAAAGGAAATTTCAGCAAAGATTTTGAGAAAATGTGGGGGTACACCTTTAGCAATAGTTAGTATAGCAGGTCTGTTGGGTAGCAAACCAGGGCACAGCATAGAACAGTGGGAGAAGGTTTATGGCTCTCTTGGTTCAGAGCTAGAAACCAGTCCTTCACTTGAAAAATTGAAGGAAATACTTGAGCTTAGCTATAATGATCTTCCTTACCAATTGAAAACTTGTTTCTTATATTTAAGCATTTACCCCGAGGACCACAACATCAGAAGGAAAAGTTTACTTAGACGATGGATAGCAGAACATTTTGTGACTGAAAAGCGTGGACTAAGTGTGTTTGAGGTAGCAGAAAGTTATTTTGATGAACTCGTCAACCGAAGCATTATTCAGCCTGTGGACGTGAGCATTACTGGGAAGGTCAAAACATTCCGAGTTCATGATGTGATGTTGGAGATCATTGTGTACAAGTCAATTGAAAAGAACTTTGTCACTCTGGTAGGCGACCAACATACTTCAGTTCCACAAGAGAAGATTCGCCGGCTATCTGTTCATAGTGGAGGTGTGGTGAGAGAGATCTCCACAAGGGAAATGTTATCCCACGTCCGGTCCTTGAGTATATTTGCCAATGGAGAAATATTGCAGTTTGGATGGATGAAGGTTGTGAAAATATTGGATCTAGAAGGTTGTGAGTTTGTGAGAAACAAAGATCTCAAAAACGTGTGCAGACTGTTTCAGTTGGAGTATCTTAGTCTCAGAAAAACGCGTATTATGGAACTTCCAACAAAGATTGGAAACCTGCAGAAGTTGGAGACTCTGGATATAAGGCAGACCAGCATAAAGCATTTACCTCATGGCATTACCAATCTAGCACGTTTAGAAAACTTACTTGGTGGCCGAAGGTCTTATAACCATGATGGCTTGTGGCCTATTTCTAAGTTTTGGGGGGCAACTGTCCCTAACAAGCTTGGAAATCTGGTTAGCCTTACAACACTTGCTGAGATTGAAATCACAGATGTTACATCTCGTTACATCAGTGAGCTTGGGAAATTGTCGCAATTGAGGAAGCTTGGAGTAATGATGTTTGTTGATGATGACAATAGCTGGGCATCCTTGATCTGTGCACTTGAGAAGCTAAGCAGCAGCCTTTGCTCACTTCTACTTTGGCAACGTGATGGTGCCATCAACTTTAATTCTCTTGATTCATTGTCCAGGACACCAGTTTTCATGAAAAGCATGAACTTCCGAGGTCGATTAGGAAAACTACCGAAGTGGTTCCCTTTACTGTCCAGCCTCGCCGAGCTGACCCTACGTGCAACTGAACTAAGCGTCGAGGTAGACCTTCAGGTACTTGCACAGTTGCCATGTCTGCTCTACCTTAGGTTGCATCACAGTGCCTTCACATCAACAGAATTCAGAGTTTCAGCATCAGAATTCCCATGCCTTAAACTGCTCGTCATTCAGACCGCAGTGTTTGAAACTTTGAAGGTGAGGTTTGAAGAAGGGGCCCTGCCTAAGCTCGACAGGCTAGAGTTGTCTCTGTTTGAAGACGCGTCCATCCAAGAGCTTTCTGGCATCAAGTTTCTTCATAGTCTTAAGGAGGTAACAGTCTGTACTTGTCCAGGCAATTCCACAGAGGACGCCATGCGCAATCTTATGATtgaggccgaggagaacctcaACAAACCTACTGTCACTATCAAGGCAAAACAATGGATAACAGAGGAGTCAAGGTACCGTAATGTGCAACTGACGAGCCAGTCTGCATAG
- the LOC112882956 gene encoding protein PELPK1-like: protein MAPRSRSSTMSSLLLMALLLSCSGMSGAARLLEEAPPKEEHPHPTVPELPKPELPPHPTVPEMPKPEAPHPVPELPKPELPPHPTEPELPKPEVPHPMPELPKPELPPHPTEPEVPHPVPEMPKPELPPHPTEPEVPHPVPEMPKPELPPHPTDEPEVPHPVPEMPKPELPPHPTEPELPKPEEPHPVAPELPKPELPPQPVVPEHPTVPELPKAEVPKHELPPKPEGHYPEPEAKP from the coding sequence ATGGCTCCGAGGTCCAGGAGCAGCACCATGTCGTCGCTTCTCCTCATGGCGCTGCTGCTCTCCTGCAGCGGCATGAGTGGCGCGGCGCGGTtgctggaggaggcgccgccCAAGGAGGAGCACCCACATCCTACCGTGCCGGAGTTGCCAAAGCCCGAGCTGCCGCCACACCCGACCGTTCCGGAGATGCCGAAGCCTGAGGCGCCGCATCCTGTGCCGGAGCTGCCCAAGCCTGAACTGCCTCCTCACCCTACCGAGCCTGAGCTCCCAAAGCCTGAGGTGCCGCACCCCATGCCGGAGCTGCCCAAGCCTGAACTGCCTCCTCACCCTACTGAGCCAGAGGTGCCGCACCCTGTGCCGGAGATGCCCAAGCCTGAGCTGCCTCCTCACCCTACTGAGCCTGAGGTGCCGCACCCCGTGCCGGAGATGCCCAAGCCTGAGCTGCCTCCTCACCCTACCGATGAGCCTGAGGTGCCACACCCCGTGCCGGAGATGCCCAAGCCTGAACTGCCTCCTCACCCCACCGAGCCAGAGCTGCCAAAGCCTGAGGAGCCGCACCCAGTCGCGCCGGAGCTGCCAAAGCCTGAACTCCCTCCTCAACCCGTCGTGCCGGAGCACCCGACCGTGCCAGAGCTCCCCAAGGCCGAGGTGCCAAAGCACGAGCTGCCACCGAAGCCAGAGGGCCACTACCCGGAGCCGGAGGCAAAACCATGA
- the LOC112882952 gene encoding putative pentatricopeptide repeat-containing protein At1g26500 gives MPPRLFLFRRLLSTSTSSPAPAPAPRPTDPALLLRLCTILYQHQHDPDDKLHRRLSALSLPTAPSDLRELFLQASARFPLSWRPVHRLLAHLSARHCGASDGGGGFPHSPATAARLLDVLAKSGNTDLLQSTLFSLPRTLLSAAALRAAVRGLAPSREVRKVAALVTLFPECHSARILTFVTDVACSEPCRLPDVAEKVIKRAEHQHGVSRTARCDELLVVAYCRAGSLAEACRVWNGMERRGHEPGAAAYQEIVVTMFKNNRAADAMRVFDGMRRSGVQDDGGACCRAVVSWLCKDGKVWGAYMVFAEMVKIGVEVDGEVLGDLVYGLIARRRVREGYKVFRGVREKDIALYHGLMKGLLRIKRAEEATELFREMISRGCEPNMHTYIMLLQGHLGKRGRKGRDPLVNFESIFVGGLVKAGRTLEATKFVERTMWGGVNVPRFDYNKFLYYFSNEEGALMFEEVGKRLREVGLIDLADILSTYGERMTTRDRRRRAMHGLLESVQSAQDVSC, from the coding sequence ATGCCTCCCCGCCTCTTCCTTTTCCGCCGCCTCCTCTCCACTTCCACGTCGTCTCCCgccccggcgcccgcgcccaGGCCGACCGATCCCGCTCTGCTTCTCCGCCTCTGCACGATCCTCTACCAGCACCAGCACGATCCCGACGACAAGCTGCACCGCCGCCTCTCCGCGCTGTCGCTTCCCACCGCGCCCTCCGACCTCCGCGAGCTCTTCCTCCAGGCCTCCGCGCGGTTCCCGCTATCCTGGCGCCCCGTGCACCGCCTCCTCGCGCACCTCTCCGCCCGCCACTGCGGAgccagcgacggcggcggcgggttccCACACtcccccgccaccgccgcgcgcctcctcgACGTCCTCGCCAAGTCCGGGAACACCGACCTCCTCCAATCCACGCTCTTCTCCCTGCCCCGCACCCTCCTCTCCGCAGCGGCACttcgcgccgccgtccgcggcCTCGCCCCGAGCCGCGAGGTCCGGAAGGTCGCCGCGCTCGTGACGCTCTTCCCCGAATGCCACAGCGCTCGGATCCTCACGTTTGTCACCGACGTCGCGTGCTCGGAGCCCTGCAGGCTGCCAGACGTGGCGGAGAAGGTGATCAAGCGCGCCGAGCACCAGCACGGCGTCTCGCGCACCGCGAGGTGCGACGAACTGCTGGTCGTGGCGTACTGCCGCGCGGGGTCGCTCGCGGAAGCCTGCAGGGTGTGGAACGGCATGGAGAGGCGCGGCCACGAGCCGGGCGCCGCGGCGTACCAGGAGATCGTGGTGACCATGTTCAAAAACAACCGCGCCGCGGACGCCATGCGGGTGTTCGACGGAATGCGGAGGAGCGGAGTGCAGGACGACGGAGGCGCGTGCTGCCGCGCGGTGGTGTCTTGGCTGTGCAAGGATGGGAAGGTGTGGGGCGCGTACATGGTGTTTGCTGAAATGGTGAAGATAGGTGTGGAGGTGGACGGGGAGGTGCTGGGTGATTTGGTGTATGGGCTGATTGCGAGGAGAAGGGTTAGGGAAGGATACAAGGTGTTTCGTGGTGTTAGGGAGAAGGACATTGCGCTGTATCATGGGTTGATGAAGGGGCTGCTGAGGATAAAGCGGGCAGAGGAGGCGACCGAGTTGTTCAGGGAGATGATCAGCAGGGGATGTGAACCGAACATGCACACTTACATCATGTTGCTTCAGGGACATTTGGGGAAGAGAGGCCGGAAGGGCAGGGACCCATTGGTGAACTTCGAGAGCATATTTGTTGGTGGCTTGGTGAAAGCTGGGAGGACACTGGAAGCGACTAAGTTTGTCGAGAGGACAATGTGGGGTGGGGTGAATGTGCCAAGGTTCGACTATAACAAGTTCCTATACTATTTCTCGAATGAGGAGGGGGCACTAATGTTTGAAGAGGTTGGAAAGAGACTGAGGGAGGTTGGACTAATTGATCTTGCAGACATTTTGTCAACGTACGGTGAGCGCATGACCACCAGGGATAGGAGGAGGAGAGCAATGCATGGACTTCTAGAATCAGTTCAGTCAGCTCAGGATGTTAGTTGCTAA